AATCAAATTTCACTGTCAACGTGCTCTTGCCTTTTGTGACCAATATAactctgctcagctgtggtatAGCAGACAACTCACAAGGCTACTGTGAAGTTCTGGACCTGAAGAACATTTCTAAACTTCTGCACAGTGAACTGATCCAGGTGGGGTCACTGGCAAAAAGCAGTGCATCCATCAACCTCCTGGTGGAACTGGAGAAAAACCCACCTCAGATGAAAACTTATATTCTGACTGCCATAcagtccaatgaaaatccaGATTATGCTTCTGATTTAAAGACAATTAATCTGCAGAACACGCTGGAATCTCAGTCTGGAGGAATATTTTCTCTTAATGGGGAACAAAGCTCAACtccagtaattaaaaataaaggtagtgtagAGTTTGTAGATGGCTTTCAGATCAACAAAACAATCTATATCCTCTGCAACGTCTtggtcaaaacaaacaaagtccGTCTTGTTTGGCTTAAAGCCTCTACAAGTAAAGCAGGAACTCTGGGATCTCTGGAAGCCGCTACACTCAATGAAGGCAGCAGACTGCTGGCCTCCTCGGTTGTCCCAGGTGGAGAGCAGGTGCTTTGGAGCGGGGTGTTCTGTACGGACCGAGGACAGACCAACACCCAGCTGGTCCTGTTTGACATCAGCCCTCCTGTCAACAATAATCCTGATAAGGAACCAGATTTCTACTACAAGGATCCACCCAATCCTCAGGTAAGCGACTGAAGAACACACTTCTGTCCTGacagtaaaatctttttttgaagGTGTCATTATTCTGCTGCCTGTCATGCTACttgtttttaatcctttaaa
This sequence is a window from Oryzias melastigma strain HK-1 unplaced genomic scaffold, ASM292280v2 sc01590, whole genome shotgun sequence. Protein-coding genes within it:
- the LOC112141893 gene encoding uncharacterized protein LOC112141893 — its product is MKTYILTAIQSNENPDYASDLKTINLQNTLESQSGGIFSLNGEQSSTPVIKNKGSVEFVDGFQINKTIYILCNVLVKTNKVRLVWLKASTSKAGTLGSLEAATLNEGSRLLASSVVPGGEQVLWSGVFCTDRGQTNTQLVLFDISPPVNNNPDKEPDFYYKDPPNPQEKKRGGKTVLYKQNSMTSVLAVRQKNWMVFFVGTADGQLIKVFGARK